DNA from Sulfurimonas xiamenensis:
GATTCTGTCAGTTACATTTGCCTTTTCAAATATATTGTGAATATGGCTTTTAACTGTAGATAACGCAATTTTCTCTCTTTGCGCAATCTCTTTATTACTTAAACCTTCAGCCACCATAAATGTGATGCTTTTTTCTTTTTCTGTTAAAGATGATACAAAGTCAGGTTCATCTTTCTTTTTGTTTTGAATATATTTATTAATAATAAAATAGGTCAAATCAGGAAAAAGCCAGTTGTTTCCATTTTCAACTGTAGAGAGCATTTTTAGCAAGTTTTCTTTGTTTATATAGGAGTTTTCATATCCTTTGATGCCGTTTCCAAGCAGAGTTGATGCATGATAAACTTCAGGCACGGCATTAAAGAGTAAAATTATTGCATGCGGATACTCTTTTAACTTCACTAGCGTCTCTTCAATATTTAGTACACTCATCTCATCTAACATTACAATAACTCTGTTTTTATCTTTTGTCAGATACTCTCTCAATTGATCAAAGTTATCTATAGAAACTGTGTCATATGAATCTTTTAAAGCATTCTCCCAGTGTTTTAAAATAGATGACATTGTTGTAAATAGTATTATCTTTTTCATAAGGTTACCTTTCGCTTAGTACATTTTCCCGTGCACGCAATATTGGTTTTAATATATAATCCAGAACAGTTTTTTTACCGGTCATAATATCAACACTTGCAGTCATACCGACAATTATATTAAGTTTTTTATATTCATTTCCTAAGTAGTTTTTATCAGTTTTTATGCGGACAAGATAGTAGTTCTGTCTGCTGACTTCATCATAAATAGTATCAGCACTAATATGGGTCACTGTACCTTCAAGTGAACCGTATATTGCAAAATCATAAGCAGAAAATTTTACAATAGCTCTTTGACCAGGAAATAAAAAAGCAATATCAGCAGGTCTGATTTTTGCTTCAATAAGTAAATTGTCCTGTGAAGGAACAATTTCTATAATATCCATTCCTGGCTTAACAACACCGCCTACTGTATTTACAAGTAGTCGTTTAACTTTTCCATCAACAGGGGAGCGCACAAATGTGCGCTTGACTTTATCCTCTCTGGCAATATTTGCTCTCTCTATTCGAGACATTTCAGCTACAACTTCATTGAACTCCTCTTTAGCGGCATTGCGAAATCGCAATTCAACTTCTTTGATGTTATTTCTTTGCTCCTCTATAATAGAGTTGAGGCGCGGAATAGAGAGTTTTGTTGATCTCATTTGTCCTTCGATGCTGCTGGCTTCTCTTTGAAGTTTCAGATATTCAACTTCTGATACTATTCCTTTATCAACAAGCGGCTTATTGAGCTGCAGCTCTCTTGTGATAAAATTAAAATTTTTTGTAAGATTATCCAGTTTTGCTTCAGCCTCTTTTAACTCATCTTTTTTTTGTTTTAAGCGGCGCTGATAGATAAGTATATTGTTTTCGAGCTGCTCTTTGTTGCTTAGATATAAAGATTTTTCACGGTTTATAAGTTCCGGTGCATTTTTTTTAACTGTTTCATTTACTTTAAAAGGTGTTCCGGTTGATTCTGCTAATAGTCGAATTGATTTCGCTTGAAGTTCATTGTAGCGGAGCTTGCTCTCTATAAAACTGCTTACAAAACTTGTGTCATCTATTTTTATAAGGATATCGCCTTTTTTTACATTTTCTCCCTCTTCAACAAGGATTTCGCTTACAATTCCGCCTTCAAGATTTTGTATGACTTGAATTTGGGTAGATGGAATAACTTTGCCTTCGCCGCGAGTTAGATCATCAATTTCCGCATAGTATGCCCAGTAAATAAGCCAGCCAATGAAAAAAGCACCGATCCATAACATTATTTTGGTTGATAGTGTACTCTGGTTTAAAAGCGCAGCACTGACAGAGTTCATATACTCTAAATCTTCTTCATTTTTTATACGAAGATTTTTAATATCTTTTTTTTTGTAAGAGTATTCTACAAAGTTATCTTCAAGACCCATGAGCTACTCTTTTTTGTTGTGTTTGCAGTTGTTTTATAACATTATCATGCGTATCATCCAAAATAATTCTTCCTCTGTCAAGCAAAATCAATCTTTGTGTAAGCGCAAGCAGAATGTTTTTATGCGATATTAAAACCATTGTTCTCTCTTTTTGATAACTGTTTATAGCTCTGATAAAATGGTTTTCATGCGTGCTGTCCATAGAGTTTGTCGGTTCATCTAGCAGAATAATAGGCGCTTGGTGTATAAACGCTCTTGCGATTGAGATGGATTGTTTCTGTCCGCCGGAGAGTCCGTCGCCTCTTTCACCAACAGGCATGTCGTAACCCATAGGATGAGCATTGGCAAAATCGCTTACGCCGCTTAACTTAGCTACATGTAAAATATCTTCATCACTTGCTCCCGGGGAGCGTAAAACAATATTTTCTTTTAGCGTTCCTTGAAACAAAACAACATCTTGCGGTACATAGGAGATATTGCGTCTTAAATCTGCCGGATCTATCTGTTTTATGTCAATTCCGTCTATTAAAATAGATCCTTCCGTTGGCTCATACAAACCCAATATAAGTTTTTCGATAGTCGTCTTGCCGGATCCGTTTGTTCCTATAATGCCGACAGATTCTCCGGGATTTATAACAAAGCTTATATCTTCTAGGATTTTATTGTCAGTTTCAGGATAGGTAAAACTTACATGCTTAAACTCTATTTTTCCTTTAAAAGATGGACGCTGAACATAGTTTTTTGCTTCTTCGCGTTCAACTGAGAGCTTCATAATGGTATTGATAACATCATATGCAGTTTTTGTTTGTTGAAAATTCGCAATAAGTGCAGCCACTTGACCAAGCGGGGCAAGCGTTCTTGAGCCAAGCATAACAACAGCTATCAATCCACCCATTGTTAGAGATTTTTCTCCTATTGCATAAACTCCGCCGATTATTAAAGATGCAGTATTTAACTGAACTATAAAATTTACAAATGTTGAAATAGAGTTTGATAAAATTTTGGATTTTAGACCTTTTTGCGCAACATCACCTGTAGCCTCTTCCCATTTCCATTGATATTGACCGCTTATACCCAAGGCTTTTATCGTCTCTAATGCGGTGAGTGACTCAATTAAAACAGCATTTTTATGTGCAGAAGCTTCATATGTGTTTTGAACACTGCGTCTCATCGGTTTTTCAACAATGATGCTGTAAATGATAATAATTAAAGCACCAACGATAGGAATAAAAATCAACCAGCCACCAATTATATATATAATAAATAAAAAGATTAGGGTAAAGGGCAGATCAATAATGGTAGCAATAGATGAAGCGGTAAAAAACCCTCTAATAGAGTCGAAATCTTTTAAGTTGTTTGCAAAAGAGCCTATAGATCGAGGTTTTGATGCTATTTTTAGATTGAGAACATGCTCAAAAATAATAGAGGACATAATGACATCGCTTTTTTTGGCTGCATTTTCCAGAAAATAGGAGCGCAGAAATTTTAAAACTATATCAAATATATAAATTGCAATAATACCTGTTGCAAATACCCAAAGAGTATCCATAGCATTGTTGGGTACAACTCTGTCATAAACATTGAGAGTAAAAATCGGTGTTGCCATAACAAATAAATTTATTAAAAAAGAGGCAACAATCACATCTGCATATATACCGGAAAAGTATCTTAGTGTTCCCCAAAACCAGTGATGATTTTCATGTTTGAGTAAACGGTTATGTGAATCTTTATATTGATGATTGTGTTTAAGCAGATATGCAAAATTAATATATTCAGCTTCTAAAAATTCTGTTTTTACCCAGTTTTCACCTTCACCGATTTCAGGAAGTATAATTTTTGCATATTTTCTGTCGGGACTTATTTCTGTTAAAATACAAGCTTTTTCACTCTCTGTGTCACCTTTTAAAATCAAAATAACAGGCAAAAGAAGAGGGGATATATCTTTAAATGAGTAGTCTACTAACTTAGAGCTAAATCCTGCACGCTGCGCTGCGCGATGAAAAGCAGATTTTGAACCTTTGGAATCAAGTGAAAAAAGTCTAGGAGTAGTTCTTCCAGGCGGAATAGGAAGATCAGCAATCAATGCGTCTGCACTAAAAGGACGACCATAGAGCTTGGTGAAAATCACCAAGCACTCTAGGAGCGGATTCTCAATTTTGTTACTCAACAACTACATCCATCTCTTCTAAGATTTTACCAGTATATGCTAAAATTTGGTAGTATGCGATTAGACGATCATATTCAGTTGTAACTTTGCGGTTTTTTGCACTGTTATACTCAAGTTCAATATTTAAAAGATCGATAATGCTTCTTCTTCCCAGTTCATGCTCTTTTTGATAATCAGAAACAGTTTCACCACTCGCTTTTATCGTGTTTTCTAGGTGAATTAATTGCTGTTTTGTTGATTCAAATGTTTGCCAAGCAATTTCTGTATAAGCTTTTATGTAGAGTTTTGCATCTGCTAGCGTACTGTTTTTATTAAGCAATCTGTGTTGATTTGCTTGTTTGTTTGCTTTGTCTGCAAAACCATTAAAGATGTTATAGTTGATAACAAGAAGAGCGTTATAACCTGACTCCTCTTCATAAGCAGCTGGGAATGGATCTCCGCTTCCTTTTGAAGTGCCGTCTATATTTTTGTCCCAGTAAGCTTCTAGTTTAATATCCGCTTGCGGATAATAAGATGCTTCTGAGCGTTTAATTGCAGCATTTGCAGCTTGAATGTCTGCTTGTGAAACATCTATTGTAGGATTGTTTTGCATAGCAATCTCAACTAAAGATTCCAAATCATTAGCAGGAATATTTCCAATTGATGGTTTTTGTAAATCTGAAGCAGTTACTTCACCCGGATATATTCGTTCAAAACTAGAGATAGAGTTGTCATAATTTTGCTGTGCTAAATATTGGATACTTAGAGCATTTTCATAACGAGCTAAAGTTTGTTTATAGTCAGAACTGCGCCCAACTCCCGCTTTTACCTTTTCGTCTATTTGTGAAAGATATTTTTTATGTACTTCTACATTCTCTTTTGCGATTTGAAGCAGTTCATGATTTCTAAGAAGATCTATGTAGTATGTGGCAGTTTCAAGTGCCAGATTGTTTGCACTCTCTTTAACTTTATCGCTTGCAGATAAAACAAGTGCTTTTTGTTGTTTAAAAGCATATTTTGTGTCAAAACCTGCAAAAACATTTTGAACTAAAGTAACTGAAGCGTCTTGGCGTGTCAAATCAGACTTCTCTCTGCTGTTTGCTATAGTTTTTGTTTTTTCCGGACCAACTGAATAGGATAAATCAATTGATGGTAAATAGCCAGCTTGCGAACGAACAAGCAACTCTTTTTGAGTAAGATGATCCTCTTTTTTCATTTCAATTTGAGGGTGTGTCATAACTGACTTTTGAACCGCCTCCGTAATTGTCATAGCGCTCAATACTGCCGGTATCAAAGTTATAAGAACGAGTGATAAACCTTTCATTTGTTATCCTTTAATGTTAAATATGTTTTAGTATACTGTTGAATATATTAAGTTGTTCTTAACTTAATGTAACTTAATTTAGTTTATGCATAGATTTTCAATAATTGTAAAAATATAGATACATTTTTATAAACAAGAAAAATATAAGAAAGGATTAAATATTGAAAATACAAGTCTATTACGATTATAAAGTAGGCTTTAATTTTTAAACAAAATACTTAAAAATGGGGATGTCTGCACATTATAATTTCTATTTTTAGCGAAAAAACGTAAAACTTGAGGCATAGTATGGGCAGAGTAAATGACACAGATGATTGAACACTATCTGTGAGTTCTGTTTTGCAAGTTTAGCAAGATTTTCAAGTTCTGCAAATATAATTTTCTAAAGTTGAACTACATCTTTCATAAAATCTTCTATATTCTTTTCGTAAGCTAAGTAAGGCTTTCTAGCAGCTTCAGGCGACAAATTGACTAATTGAACAATAAATAGGATTAGACTTTCAAGTAAAGTATTTAAATCTTCTAATTTAAGCTCAGAATGAAGTCCAGAATTAAATTGTGAAATTAATTTATCAAGTTTATTGCCTACTTCTTGGATATGGATTGTATCTAAAGAGTTATCGCTAACTACTGTTTCGATATATGCCCATAATCTATTTTTGTATTGTTGTTGCCCAATTTTTCTTCCATTATGTAATTGATCCGAAGCTGGAAATAAATAATCTGCACATTGTTCCAATATTCTTCTTCCAGATAATGCACATTGTGCTATATCTTCTTCGGTTTCTACGCGTTCGTAGGTTCTTGCTAGTGCTGCGAAAGAGTTAAACAGTTTAGGATGTAACTCTTCTAATGAGATTATCAAGTCATCTAAAATATCATCTGTTAAAGTATTTATCTTTAACAAAATATTTTTTGTATCTTGAACTCTAGTATAGTGTTCTAAGGTGTCATAATCATCAAAAATTGTTTGCATTGCACCCATATCTTCGAAAATAACTTCATAGCCAAAGTTTTCAAAATATTCTTTTGTACTTAAATCAGGATCTTCATTTTCTGACATGCTAAAAAAGATAGAACTTTTTTTCCCATATAATCTATAACTTGTAATTAGAGAGTTTTTAAAAAAATAAATATGATACGGATCTTTTAAATTAATATCCATTGAACCCAAATATGAAGGATCTATTTTTAGAGAATTATGTAAAGAGATAGCCGTATTCTCATTCATATTTTGGAAAAACACACAATATATTGTTGCTTTTTTAGATATATCAGTAAGTTTAGGTTGTATTAAATAATTGAAATTGTGTGGCGTATATACTTTTTTATTTAATTCATAAAAATATTCATAAGTTGGTGTCTTACTTCTTGAAGCAGTTGAAAAAGTCAATATATCACCTACTGACACTTTGATGTTTCTATTGCTTTGCTGAACAATATTTTGTTTTAATATTAGCTTTAAAATTGGGTACCCATAAAAGCCATTATATTTTTCATGGTCTGAATTAAATAAAAATGCAACATTCATTATAAATTGCCTATTACTAAAATGTTGCTATATTGTACCTTTTTGAAACATAGAAAAATATTTACTGTGTCACT
Protein-coding regions in this window:
- a CDS encoding response regulator transcription factor; the protein is MKKIILFTTMSSILKHWENALKDSYDTVSIDNFDQLREYLTKDKNRVIVMLDEMSVLNIEETLVKLKEYPHAIILLFNAVPEVYHASTLLGNGIKGYENSYINKENLLKMLSTVENGNNWLFPDLTYFIINKYIQNKKKDEPDFVSSLTEKEKSITFMVAEGLSNKEIAQREKIALSTVKSHIHNIFEKANVTDRISLALKFK
- a CDS encoding HlyD family type I secretion periplasmic adaptor subunit — its product is MGLEDNFVEYSYKKKDIKNLRIKNEEDLEYMNSVSAALLNQSTLSTKIMLWIGAFFIGWLIYWAYYAEIDDLTRGEGKVIPSTQIQVIQNLEGGIVSEILVEEGENVKKGDILIKIDDTSFVSSFIESKLRYNELQAKSIRLLAESTGTPFKVNETVKKNAPELINREKSLYLSNKEQLENNILIYQRRLKQKKDELKEAEAKLDNLTKNFNFITRELQLNKPLVDKGIVSEVEYLKLQREASSIEGQMRSTKLSIPRLNSIIEEQRNNIKEVELRFRNAAKEEFNEVVAEMSRIERANIAREDKVKRTFVRSPVDGKVKRLLVNTVGGVVKPGMDIIEIVPSQDNLLIEAKIRPADIAFLFPGQRAIVKFSAYDFAIYGSLEGTVTHISADTIYDEVSRQNYYLVRIKTDKNYLGNEYKKLNIIVGMTASVDIMTGKKTVLDYILKPILRARENVLSER
- a CDS encoding type I secretion system permease/ATPase encodes the protein MLSNKIENPLLECLVIFTKLYGRPFSADALIADLPIPPGRTTPRLFSLDSKGSKSAFHRAAQRAGFSSKLVDYSFKDISPLLLPVILILKGDTESEKACILTEISPDRKYAKIILPEIGEGENWVKTEFLEAEYINFAYLLKHNHQYKDSHNRLLKHENHHWFWGTLRYFSGIYADVIVASFLINLFVMATPIFTLNVYDRVVPNNAMDTLWVFATGIIAIYIFDIVLKFLRSYFLENAAKKSDVIMSSIIFEHVLNLKIASKPRSIGSFANNLKDFDSIRGFFTASSIATIIDLPFTLIFLFIIYIIGGWLIFIPIVGALIIIIYSIIVEKPMRRSVQNTYEASAHKNAVLIESLTALETIKALGISGQYQWKWEEATGDVAQKGLKSKILSNSISTFVNFIVQLNTASLIIGGVYAIGEKSLTMGGLIAVVMLGSRTLAPLGQVAALIANFQQTKTAYDVINTIMKLSVEREEAKNYVQRPSFKGKIEFKHVSFTYPETDNKILEDISFVINPGESVGIIGTNGSGKTTIEKLILGLYEPTEGSILIDGIDIKQIDPADLRRNISYVPQDVVLFQGTLKENIVLRSPGASDEDILHVAKLSGVSDFANAHPMGYDMPVGERGDGLSGGQKQSISIARAFIHQAPIILLDEPTNSMDSTHENHFIRAINSYQKERTMVLISHKNILLALTQRLILLDRGRIILDDTHDNVIKQLQTQQKRVAHGS
- a CDS encoding TolC family outer membrane protein — protein: MKGLSLVLITLIPAVLSAMTITEAVQKSVMTHPQIEMKKEDHLTQKELLVRSQAGYLPSIDLSYSVGPEKTKTIANSREKSDLTRQDASVTLVQNVFAGFDTKYAFKQQKALVLSASDKVKESANNLALETATYYIDLLRNHELLQIAKENVEVHKKYLSQIDEKVKAGVGRSSDYKQTLARYENALSIQYLAQQNYDNSISSFERIYPGEVTASDLQKPSIGNIPANDLESLVEIAMQNNPTIDVSQADIQAANAAIKRSEASYYPQADIKLEAYWDKNIDGTSKGSGDPFPAAYEEESGYNALLVINYNIFNGFADKANKQANQHRLLNKNSTLADAKLYIKAYTEIAWQTFESTKQQLIHLENTIKASGETVSDYQKEHELGRRSIIDLLNIELEYNSAKNRKVTTEYDRLIAYYQILAYTGKILEEMDVVVE